Proteins co-encoded in one Melospiza melodia melodia isolate bMelMel2 chromosome 8, bMelMel2.pri, whole genome shotgun sequence genomic window:
- the TSSK6 gene encoding testis-specific serine/threonine-protein kinase 6 has translation MQQTIQPPDAGEPQPEPQPQPQEQEPQESPPAPETNAKPDGGERILNELGYRLGQTIGEGSFSKVKAATSSKHKGPLAVKVVDRQRASRAVVFKFLPRELSIVRRIQHPNIVRVYELIEVCNRKLYIVMEAMDTTLLQMLENLGKLPCAPNARDIFVQVVRAVRYLHDRNLVHRDLKCENVLLSADGRRAKISDFGFSKELKGYPDLSTTFCGTAAFASPEVLMGIPYDAKKYDIWSLGVMLYMMVVGNVPFDDSNVQSMPQLQKKGVMYPEGLPPLPEPCQALITQLLQYSPSSRPGAGQIAKNRWLNGDI, from the coding sequence ATGCAGCAGACAATACAGCCTCCCGATGCTGGGGAGCCCCAGcccgagccccagccccagccccaagaGCAAGAGCCCCAGGAGAGCCCACCGGCACCAGAGACCAATGCAAAGCCTGATGGAGGTGAGAGGATACTCAACGAGCTGGGCTACAGGCTGGGTCAGACCATAGGGGAGGGCAGCTTCTCCAAGGTGAAGGCAGCCACCTCCAGCAAACACAAGGGGCCCCTGGCCGTCAAGGTGGTGGACCGGCAGCGAGCGTCCCGAGCCGTCGTGTTCAAGTTCCTGCCCCGGGAGCTCTCCATCGTGCGCAGGATCCAGCACCCCAACATCGTGCGCGTCTACGAGCTCATCGAGGTCTGTAACAGGAAGCTCTACATCGTGATGGAGGCCATGGACACTACCCTGCTGCAGATGTTGGAGAATCTGGGAAAGCTGCCCTGCGCCCCCAACGCCCGGGACATCTTCGTGCAGGTGGTGAGGGCCGTGCGCTACCTGCACGACCGCAACCTGGTGCACCGGGACCTCAAGTGCGAGAACGTGCTGCTCTCTGCCGACGGCCGCCGCGCCAAGATCAGCGACTTCGGCTTCAGCAAGGAGCTCAAAGGGTACCCGGACCTGAGCACCACCTTCTGCGGGACGGCGGCCTTCGCCTCCCCAGAGGTGCTCATGGGCATCCCCTACGACGCCAAGAAATACGACATATGGAGCCTGGGGGTGATGCTCTACATGATGGTGGTGGGCAACGTTCCCTTTGATGATAGCAATGTGCAGAGCATGCCCCAGCTGCAGAAGAAGGGGGTGATGTACCCGGAGGGGCTGCCCCCGCTGCCAGAGCCCTGCCAAGCCCTCATCACCCAGCTGCTGCAGTACAGCCCATCGTCCCGGCCCGGCGCGGGGCAGATAGCCAAGAACCGCTGGCTCAACGGGGACATCTGA